The following are encoded together in the Choristoneura fumiferana chromosome 4, NRCan_CFum_1, whole genome shotgun sequence genome:
- the LOC141427310 gene encoding rhodanese domain-containing protein CG4456-like isoform X2 produces the protein MRDIYPKKVETRGLRRMFSEKVETEAMSADYEHVKKATTDSKVLIVDVREPDEVKEHGKIPNSINIPLGTVSSVLSQMPESEFQNTFKRQKPTEDTELIFYCMIGKRSGKAQESAIKAGYKNTKNYLGSWNDWASRQAS, from the exons atgagag ATATTTACCCCAAGAAGGTTGAAACACGCGGTCTCCGACGAATGTTCTCAGAGAAAGTAGAGACCGAAGCAATGTCCGCAGACTATGAACATGTGAAAAAAGCGACGACAGATAGCAAAGTACTAATTGTGGATGTGAGAGAGCCTGATGAAGTGAAAGAACATGGGAAAATACCAAATAGCATTAATATTCCTT TAGGAACAGTGTCCTCGGTGCTTAGTCAAATGCCAGAAAGTGAATTCCAGAACACATTTAAGAGACAAAAGCCAACAGAAGACACTGAGCTCATATTCTACTGCATGATTGGAAAAAGGTCCGGGAAGGCTCAGGAGAGTGCGATCAAGGCAGGGTATAAAAA taCAAAAAATTATTTAGGCAGCTGGAATGACTGGGCTAGCAGACAGGCGTCATGA
- the LOC141427311 gene encoding rhodanese domain-containing protein CG4456-like isoform X1: MIAVRRVVIARSMFKSALTSPACIKPHQTITPINVRVKRFSAENQDIRKMVDPRKVVNFDDVMKGIEHPDKVIIDVRNPDEVSATGKIPSSINIPLGNVESVLNSMSETDFERQYQRRKPRHSNELIFYCRSGRRSTEALDKALKLGYTNSKTYIGSWEEWSSRTKK, translated from the exons ATGATAGCGGTTCGGAGAGTGGTAATTGCTAGGAGCATGTTTAAGTCGGCTTTAACCTCACCAGCATGTATAAAACCACATCAaa CAATCACTCCAATAAATGTGAGAGTAAAAAGATTTTCAGCTGAAAATCAGGACATAAGGAAAATGGTGGACCCACGGAAAGTAGTAAATTTTGATGACGTCATGAAGGGCATAGAACACCCAGACAAAGTGATCATTGATGTCCGTAACCCGGATGAAGTGAGCGCTACTGGCAAAATACCATCTAGTATCAACATACCAT tggGCAATGTAGAGAGTGTACTGAATTCAATGTCAGAGACAGATTTTGAAAGGCAATATCAGCGGAGAAAGCCTAGACACTCCAATGAGCTGATATTTTACTGTAGATCTGGTAGGAGGTCAACAGAAGCTCTTGATAAGGCTCTAAAGCTTGGATATACAAA tTCCAAGACCTACATTGGAAGTTGGGAGGAGTGGTCAAgtagaactaaaaaataa
- the LOC141427312 gene encoding uncharacterized protein, with product MGSMRPTGRFLSFTKNIPRAQKPPVPSGFLQSLSGSETDVSTSNENLSREERYVVRHTARVEPQGQENLSASNNNNRNSLKESVPGSNRNSLKESVGGNSNRSSLDVSSSSYNTLIIHSQDDSWPLRPTPIREHERTSSEVKHTTTQSSPYHTLKKNEPKKPSGIPLPKVHKEQAVTTTANYIDIGGQRIYTSPPDHGVQSPQPLNQINNPQEINEIPDDFLNQSSVLKHLAKEVAASPTPRGTTPPASPRAPQDRKPKGKPKKLSKEKLSLSRSQPDLTGVGVRAVPGGSESSGWCSGGEGSLTEPEDALAAALDALGAENHALKRQLAEACERVSKTNRLEEEVEKVRHAHEELVGSCERRERLERAARTRLQADARRLHDLNRALKQQVELLSQGIRTDGENSAEALRKELQNREMLIAQLIAQNKELACGKERQEIEMAAQRATLQEQRTHIDILDTALTNAQANVVRLEEECRHAGGYVERVMGLQRALASLQQASDRREHTERKLRAQLEKELQTLRKRECNCGGAGSAGGAGSAGGEAELRRQLRERDERLLALEGECAKWEQRYLEEAALRQAAVSAASIPKDAKIAALEKTSAESERLMAEARNEKIRHMDELHSAQKKLADLEGRVKELESKVAERNAMIKVLQKHTSGAYDGGASLRNNSSREELVGLSSGASFSSAEGVGGVPARYRHLARRNYSPQENCSGCGFDSTSLRLDEQLAALESRLERPPVPARGLCCFPGLGTVGARGNSGRGEEALLLERQGRASQQTRSSSLPPPPSALPRPPRKPSTHTTRYNRLDHRDNRKDSDGSGSIASTASRSSPLPYDTVRKLPSVPTSASLPAAESRESLVRPRDSSLPSPSKLAVYAAARRRSAESAKDNKRTHHYRIQF from the exons ATGGGGTCTATGCGACCAACAGGACGGTTCCTATCGTTTACGAAGAACATTCCGAGGGCACAGAAGCCGCCTG TGCCAAGCGGTTTCCTACAAAGCCTGTCTGGAAGTGAGACCGATGTATCAACTTCAAATGAGAATTTGTCCCGTGAGGAGCGCTATGTGGTGCGGCATACTGCTCGCGTGGAACCCCAAGGACAGGAGAACCTGAGTGccagcaacaacaacaacaggaATTCGCTAAAG GAGAGCGTACCAGGCAGCAACCGCAACTCTCTAAAGGAGTCCGTGGGCGGCAACAGCAACCGCAGCTCGCTGGACGTGTCCTCGTCGTCGTACAACACGCTCATCATACACAGCCAGGACGACTCGTGGCCGCTGCGCCCCACGCCTATCCG AGAGCACGAACGAACCAGCAGTGAAGTAAAGCACACGACCACTCAGTCCTCCCCTTACCACACTTTGAAGAAAAACGAACCGAAGAAACCAAGTGGGATACCTCTGCCCAAGGTTCATAAGGAGCAGGCAGTCACTACGACTGCTAACTACATTGATATAGGCGGCCAGAGGATCTACACCAGTCCGCCTGACCATGGAGTTCAG TCACCGCAACCCTTAAATCAAATCAACAATCCTCAGGAAATAAACGAAATCCCGGACGACTTTTTGAACCAGTCGTCAGTGTTGAAGCACCTCGCCAAGGAGGTGGCGGCGTCCCCCACCCCCCGCGGGACCACGCCGCCGGCCTCCCCCCGCGCGCCCCAGGACCGCAAACCCAAGGGGAAGCCTAAGAAGCTGAGCAAGGAAAAGCTTAGTTTGTCGAGGTCGCAGCCGGATCTGACTGG CGTGGGCGTCCGCGCCGTCCCCGGGGGCTCTGAGTCGAGCGGCTGGTGCTCGGGCGGCGAGGGCTCGCTCACGGAGCCCGAGGACGCGCTCGCGGCCGCGCTCGACGCGCTCGGCGCCGAGAACCACGCGCTCAAGCGGCAGCTCGCCGAGGCCTGCGAGCGCGTCTCCAAAACCAACCGG TTGGAGGAAGAAGTAGAGAAAGTCCGGCACGCGCACGAGGAGCTGGTGGGGTCGTGCGAGCGCCGCGAGCGGTTGGAACGCGCGGCCCGCACGCGCCTGCAGGCCGACGCGAGACGCCTGCACGACTTGAATCGCGCGCTCAAACAACAG GTGGAACTACTCTCGCAAGGCATACGGACGGACGGCGAGAACAGCGCGGAGGCGCTTCGGAAAGAACTTCAGAACCGGGAGATGCTTATTGCTCAGCTCATTGCACAGA ACAAGGAGCTGGCGTGCGGGAAGGAGAGGCAAGAGATCGAGATGGCGGCGCAGCGGGCCACGCTGCAGGAACAGCGCACACACATCGACATACTGGACACGGCGCTCACCAACGCGCAAGCTAACGTCGTCAGGCTCGAGGAGGAG TGCCGGCACGCCGGTGGGTACGTGGAGCGCGTGATGGGCCTCCAACGCGCGCTGGCGTCCCTGCAACAAGCGTCCGACCGCCGCGAGCACACCGAGCGGAAACTGCGCGCGCAGCTGGAGAAGGAACTGCAGACTCTCAG GAAACGCGAGTGCAACTGCGGCGGCGCGGGGTCCGCGGGGGGCGCGGGCAGCGCGGGCGGCGAGGCGGAGCTGCGGCGACAGCTGCGGGAGCGGGACGAGCGGCTGCTGGCGCTGGAGGGGGAGTGCGCCAAGTGGGAGCAGCGCTACCTGGAGGAGGCCGCGCTGCGCCAGGCCGCCGTCTCCGCCGCCTCCATACCCAA GGACGCGAAAATAGCAGCTCTGGAGAAGACGTCAGCGGAGTCCGAGCGGCTCATGGCGGAGGCGCGGAACGAGAAGATCCGGCACATGGATGAACTGCACTCGGCGCAGAAAAAACTGGCCGACCTCGAGGGCAG GGTTAAAGAACTTGAGTCTAAAGTGGCTGAGCGCAATGCGATGATCAAGGTACTACAGAAGCATACTAGCGGCGCGTACGACGGCGGCGCTTCGCTCCGGAACAACTCTAGCCGCGAGGAACTTG TGGGGCTGTCGTCGGGCGCGTCGTTCTCGTCGGCGGAGGGCGTGGGCGGCGTGCCGGCGCGCTACCGGCACCTCGCGCGGCGGAACTACTCGCCGCAGGAGAACTGCAGCG GCTGTGGCTTCGATAGCACCTCGCTTCGCTTGGACGAGCAGCTAGCGGCGCTCGAGTCGCGGCTGGAGCGGCCGCCCGTGCCGGCC CGAGGCCTCTGCTGCTTCCCTGGCCTGGGCACTGTGGGCGCGCGCGGCAACAGCGGCCGCGGAGAGGAGGCGCTGCTGCTGGAACGGCAAGGGCGGGCTTCGCAGCAGACGCGCTCGTCCAGCCTGCCGCCGCCGCCTTCCGCGctgccgcgcccgccgcgcaaGCCGTCCACACACACCACGCGGTACAACCGGCTCGACCACAGGGACAATAGAAAG GACTCTGACGGCTCCGGTTCTATCGCGTCCACGGCATCCCGCAGCTCGCCTCTGCCATACGACACCGTCCGCAAGCTGCCATCGGTCCCGACCTCCGCCTCGCTCCCCGCGGCGGAGTCCCGCGAGTCCCTGGTCCGCCCCCGCGACTCCAGCCTGCCCTCGCCCTCCAAGTTAGCCGTGTACGCGGCCGCCAGGCGACGCTCCGCCGAGTCCGCTAAAGATAATAAACGGACGCATCATTATCGCATTCAGTTCTAG
- the LOC141427311 gene encoding rhodanese domain-containing protein CG4456-like isoform X2: MVDPRKVVNFDDVMKGIEHPDKVIIDVRNPDEVSATGKIPSSINIPLGNVESVLNSMSETDFERQYQRRKPRHSNELIFYCRSGRRSTEALDKALKLGYTNSKTYIGSWEEWSSRTKK; this comes from the exons ATGGTGGACCCACGGAAAGTAGTAAATTTTGATGACGTCATGAAGGGCATAGAACACCCAGACAAAGTGATCATTGATGTCCGTAACCCGGATGAAGTGAGCGCTACTGGCAAAATACCATCTAGTATCAACATACCAT tggGCAATGTAGAGAGTGTACTGAATTCAATGTCAGAGACAGATTTTGAAAGGCAATATCAGCGGAGAAAGCCTAGACACTCCAATGAGCTGATATTTTACTGTAGATCTGGTAGGAGGTCAACAGAAGCTCTTGATAAGGCTCTAAAGCTTGGATATACAAA tTCCAAGACCTACATTGGAAGTTGGGAGGAGTGGTCAAgtagaactaaaaaataa
- the LOC141427310 gene encoding rhodanese domain-containing protein CG4456-like isoform X1, giving the protein MLTRRIGRAIVPTYRVMKTAVAQSSMRISNMAQYIYPKKVETRGLRRMFSEKVETEAMSADYEHVKKATTDSKVLIVDVREPDEVKEHGKIPNSINIPLGTVSSVLSQMPESEFQNTFKRQKPTEDTELIFYCMIGKRSGKAQESAIKAGYKNTKNYLGSWNDWASRQAS; this is encoded by the exons ATGTTGACCCGAAGAATCGGCCGGGCTATAGTGCCCACATATCGTGTCATGAAGACCGCTGTAGCCCAAAGTTCAATGAGGATTTCAAACATGGCTCAat ATATTTACCCCAAGAAGGTTGAAACACGCGGTCTCCGACGAATGTTCTCAGAGAAAGTAGAGACCGAAGCAATGTCCGCAGACTATGAACATGTGAAAAAAGCGACGACAGATAGCAAAGTACTAATTGTGGATGTGAGAGAGCCTGATGAAGTGAAAGAACATGGGAAAATACCAAATAGCATTAATATTCCTT TAGGAACAGTGTCCTCGGTGCTTAGTCAAATGCCAGAAAGTGAATTCCAGAACACATTTAAGAGACAAAAGCCAACAGAAGACACTGAGCTCATATTCTACTGCATGATTGGAAAAAGGTCCGGGAAGGCTCAGGAGAGTGCGATCAAGGCAGGGTATAAAAA taCAAAAAATTATTTAGGCAGCTGGAATGACTGGGCTAGCAGACAGGCGTCATGA